From Bradyrhizobium sp. sBnM-33:
CCGTAATGGCAGTTGTGGCCGGATCGACCTTCTGGTTTGCGAAGACGGTATACGAGCGTGAAATTTCTACGCTGAAGACCGAGCGCGACGGACTGCGGGGCGAGAACACGGATCTTAAGGCGCGATCAAAGTCGGCGGCCCAGCCGCCCATTGCCGAAGACGAAGGCCCGCTGATCTGGTTCACCAACGTCTCGATGGAAGGCGGCCCGCTTTCAGCGCGTAACGTTTTTGCCTTGCGATTTCCCGGAATGAATAAATCGAAAACTGAATTGCGAATCAAATCCGCAGCGATCGTCTCGGCGGTGGACGGAACAAGCCTTCCGCTCGAAATTGTCGCCGGCAACGAAATCGTTCCTCTCGGGAGTGTTGGGAACATCCCTCCCGGCGCACGTGTCGAGTTGGTCGCAAAGTTTGGGCCACCGGATCCCGACAACCCCGGGAAGATTCTTGGACTCGATCCCAAGATGTTTCTTGAGAGATGGCGGGAATTTTCATTCAACGTCGACGATGACAAGCGCAGCTATCGTTTGCCCTATGGCGAAGGTTTTATGGCCGTTTTTTTCCCCAATATGATTGGCCCGCGCGTCATCAAGAAAGACTAGCCGACTAGACTTGGTGCCGCGGCTGCTTGCCCTCGTTTCCGAGCACTGCGGTCCGTATTTCCTCGATAATGCGGATTGTCTTGACCGTATGTTCGGGAGAGGCTGATTTGCCGAACCGAATAGCCACGCTGTCGGCGACCTCAGCAGCTTGGTTGAAGCCTTCCACGATCGAGGGGCGGAGCAATGGGTTCGTCGCCAATTTGGACAGAATCTGGCCGATGATGATGCTCATCGCCAAAGTCTCCGCGTGCAGGGCGTTGATCTCTTCTTCGTAATCCAATTTCAGCTCCTTGATATGTCTAGATAAGACGGTGGGGAGGCGTCGCACTACAGAGGTACGAAGCATAGCTCGAATGAGCCGCCTTATGGCAACTACCGTCTTCCCCTAAACGCCTCTGCTGCCTCTTCCTGAAAATCCGGGTGATGATGGCCGTAGTTTGCCTCTAGCTGTTCCACCGTCATCCCGAGCCAGCCGGCAGCTTCCCACATGTCTACGCCGGCCTGCATCAGCCAGGTCGCCGCTGTGTGGCGTAGTGAGTGCCGGACGACATCATCACCGAGCCCCGCATCCTCCAAAATCCCCTCCCAAGCTGACCTGATCTTGCCGGCAAGCGGCTGGCCGTCGTTCATGCGGTTGACGACGAACCGGATTTGCTCGCCGTTCTCCAGAATGCCAGCCGCGCGCAGCTCGGCCGACCGCGTTTGGTCGATCTTGCGCCAGCGGAGCAGGTGAGGGCGCAGGCGGCTGGCGATCTTTGCCGGAGGGCGCCTCTTCTTGGTCGACCGCTCCAGAGCGCCTTTGCCCTGATAGACCATGGCGTCCAGGTTCATCCAGGGATGCGTGGTAGTGGGGAGCCATTGTGTTCGCCGGATCGTTTCCTCGCGCCGTGCGCTGTAAACGCCAATCAGGCAAAAGCGGGTAGCTGGATAGCGTCGCCGGATGATCCAACGCTCGCGACGCAATAACATGCCATCTTCCTTGCGCTTCCAGGACCCTCGTCCGTTGTCCCAAACGTAGCCGATCGCGGCACCAAGCAGCCGCGCGGCTTCAGTGCGCGTCAGCCAGCGGTGACGGCCTTCGGCCTTGGGAGGCAGGGTAATCTTCGGAACGACGCTCAGCGTGTGCTCCGCGTGGTACGCGTTGACAGCAGCCCGCAAATCCTCGAGCCGCCGCCTCGCGGTTTGATCGGAAACGTTGCCTTGACGTGGCCTAATCCCGGCCTGCCTGTTGTTTTCATTCGGCGTGCCGGTGGACCAGTCTACGAAGTCGCGGCAGAGCTGGCCCCTGAGCTTCCCGACCGTCTTGTCACCGAAGAAGCCATTGAGATCGAGGAGCCGGATGAGCAGCAGATCGTGTTGCGCCCACGCGCGCTTGTCATTTTTGTCCTTGGGGCGTTTGGATATTTCGTAGGCTGTGAGGACGTCGGCTATGGCGAGGACGTCAGGATCGGTTGCGCCGATCGTGGTTGTGTGCCGTCCGCCGATGTAGGTTTCGAGCGCTTTCGCAGCGCCGTCAACGTCGTCGCGGCTGCAGCCTGTGCGGATTTGCCGGCCACGGTCGAGGATGATCCAGGTGTTGTCGTCCTCTCTGAACCAGAGTCGTGGTGGCTTGGCTTTGCGGCCCGGCATGATGGCTTGACCAATTTGCGGATAGAACGAGGCGTGGTCAGATCCTTGCCCGCCACTTTGGCGATTTCAAGAGTCCCAGCGGCCGCTTCCCTGCGCAATGATGATAATGTCAATGGGCCTTCCGGAAAAAACACAGCAGCAGCCTCGATCAGAGTCATTATTTCGTCCTCGCCCCATTGGGCGGGATTGGGCCGTGCTTTAGCGCGGGCGAGCTTGTCGGTGTTACGCTTGCGCATGTTGGGACCCGGTACTCGTGAATTCGCGAGACCTTTGCCTCGGCCGTTCTGTTCAACGTGTACGCGAAATTCGCTCTTCGAGAAGCTTGCTGCCTTGGCGGTGCGGCAATCGGCGACTTCAGAGTACAAATCGGAAGGTCTGTGACTCTTAATCAGCGGGTCCCAGGTTCGAGCCCTGGTGCGCCCACCAAGCTTCTCAGAGACTTAGCGAAGAAAACCGTTTGAGGCGGCCGAACTAAAACGGTTTTTCAAACGGTGTTTTTTGGCAGCCGGCTGACCATCTTCTCCCGACAACGTGATCGGCAGGGGCAGGGCGACAACGCGGCTCGATGACCGGCTTCTTGCCTATTCAGAACCGCCACCGACACCTCGCGCTGGATGCGCGTACCGCCAGTTCGAATCCCTTTCCCTCCGCCACAATATTCCAGGACCTTTTTCTCCGTGCGATGGGATAGGCGCGATTAAGCCCCAGTAACCCGTGTCGTGGAGCAGGAGGGGGTTCGCACAGCTTTCACAGACCCACCTAACGGGTGAGTTATGATCCTGCTTGGAGGGTGCACGCAGGCGTCAACCTTAGATTGGCCGGTCCACGAGTAGGGTTCTTAAAGACGGGAAACTCCCCGCCTAGTCGGTAGTTGACCCTGCTCAATACGACGATGTGCCAGTTTCCTAGGTTTGCGTCGATGCATGTCCGTGCCTCTCCAAGATACAGAGCGCAGGCCTCTTGCTGTTCCACCAAAAGGACAAGGACGTTCAAGTCTTGCTCGGGCACCCGGGCGGTCCGTTCTGGAGCCGTAAGGATCAGGGTGCCTGGACCATTCCGAAAGGCTTGATTGGGCCTAGCGAATCCCCGCTTTCGGCCGCAGTGCGTGAGTTCGCCGAAGAGACCGGCTACCGTCCGGGCGGCGAAGCAATTCCGCTTGGCAGTGCCAAGCAACCAAGCGGCAAGGTCGTCCACATGTGGGCAATTGAAGAGGACTGGGACCCAGCCGATCTTCAGAGCAACACGTTCGAGATGGAATGGCCGCCGCGGTCTGGGCGACGGCAATCATTTCCTGAGATTGATCGCGCGTCCTGGTTTGGCATTGCCGAGGCGCGACTTAAGATCCTGAAAGGCCAAGCAGCGTTCCTGGATCGTCTGTTGGAAACACTCAGTCGGGCTGAAGGCAGCTAGTAGGCCTCGACCACTGGCCGACTGCTTCCATAACATCCCATATCCGACTGATTTCCGTTGCTCGGCGGAAAGCCGACGTGCCGATCGCGCTACGTCGAGGTCCGTTATTTGAACCCAAAGCCGACGAGGGTCGCTGAACAACGGCGCGCCGCGGAGACTCGGCGGTTGTTGTCAGCAGCATCCTATGACACCATCTGAGTACCCAGTTGTTATGAATTCTAGTGCCTATGCCCCGCCGGAAATATGCTTGGGAAAGCCTATCGGATGAGCAGTTGCTCCAGCAGCGCCTCAGTAGTCTGAGGGTTGCGGTCGAAGGCAATTGGCTCGAGGATTGTATCAGCACTCTTTATGAAGAGCTGGAAGAGCGGGACATCCGGCTGCGGCCACATACATGGATATCGAGCGAATGGTTTAGTCCGGCAGATGTGCCCGGCATTGCCATCCCATTCTATCTCACCCATCCCCGCCTGATGAAGCTCGAGAAGAAAATGATGCTCGACGTCGAGGGTGGCACGTGGTCCGAATGCATGGCCATCCTCCGCCATGAGGCAGGCCATGCCATCCAGCACGGCTATCAGCTGCAGCGCCGCCGGCGTTGGCAGCAGCTGTTCGGCCGGTCCTCAAAACACTACCCACGCTACTACCGGCCCAATCCGGCCAGCCGGCAATATGTCCAGCATCTTCGGCTCTGGTACGCACAGAGCCATCCGGACGAGGATTTCGCTGAAACCTTCGCGGTGTGGCTGCGGCCGCGTTCAAACTGGCGGACGCGCTATGCCGGCTGGCCAGCGCTGAAGAAGCTCGAATATGTCGACGAACTGATGGAGGAAATCGCCGGGAAGCGGCCGCTAGTCACGACGCGGGAGCGTGTCGATCCGCTGCATGAACTCAGCCAAACACTCGGCGACCACTATAAAAAGAAGCAGGCGTTCTACGCCTTTAGGCCACCGAAGACTTACGACCGCGACCTCTCTCGGCTCTTTTCCGCCGATCCACGGCATCGCCGGGGGCAGCCGGCTTCTGCATTCATCAGGCGGCACCGCGCCCACTTCAGGCAACTGGTCGCGCGGTGGACGGGCGAGAACCAACTCACGCTTGATGCTGTACTTGACGACATGATCTCCCGCTGCCGAGAGCTCAATCTGCGCGCTGTCGGCTCCGATCGAAAGCTTGTTACTGACTTCACCGTCCTGTTGACCGCCAAGACCATGCACGCGCTGTTCGGTCCTTCGCGGCGAAAGTGGATCGCGCTATGAGACGCCTGCGCGTTCTGGTGCTCATGCATCCGGACTTCGTGCCCCCGGACTCCACCGACGGATACACGGCACGGCAAATCAACGAATGGAAAACAGAATACGACGTCGTGAGCACCTTGCGTGCGGCCGGCCATGATGTTCGCCCGCTCGGTGCGCAGGAGGAAATCAAGCCGGTGCGCGAGGAGATCGAAAGTTTCAAGCCGCACGTGGTGTTCACGTTGCTGGAGCAGTTTCACAACGAGCCCACGTATGACCAGCACGTCGCAAGCTATCTCGAACTGATGCAGATCCCGTATACTGGGTGTAACCCGCGTGGTCTGATCTTGGCGCGCGGTAAGGATCTGTCCAAGACATTGGTGCACCATCGCCGGATCGCGGTGCCGGCCTTCGCCGTATTCCCGATGCGCCGAAAGGTCAAACGCCCAGCGCGTCTTGCGCTGCCGTTGATCGTCAAGAGCCTGAACGAGGATGGATCCCGGGGGATCTCGCAGGCATCCGTCGTCGATACGGACGAGAAGCTCGCGGAGCGCGTCGCCTTCGTCCACGAGCGGATCGGAACCGCCGCGATCGCCGAGCAATATATCGACGGGCGTGAGCTTTATGTCGGCGTGCTCGGCAACAATCGGTTGCGAGTGTTGCCGGTTTGGGAACTGAAATTCGGCACCATGGGCGGCCAGGCCATAGCCACCGAGAAGGTCAAACACGATCCCAGTTATCAGGAGCGCGTGGGAATTGTAGATGGGCCGGCCAAGGACCTTGCGCCGGGGGTACGCGCCCGCATTCAGCGAACAGCGAAACGCATCTACCGAACACTGGGGCTCGACGGATACGCGCGCATCGATTTTCGCCTCTCTGCCGACGGTACCCTGTATTTTATTGAAGCGAACCCCAATCCCGAAATCGCGAAGAGCCAAGAGTTCGCTACAGCGGCAGGGCATGACGGACTTGATTACCTGGGTCTCTTGCATCGCATTCTGGCGCTCGGAATAAGCCGGGCAACCGCCGGCGCATCCATAGGCTGAGACGGGTATGCGGAAGAGGGATTCCCATGCCGATTCATCTATGTCCGGCTGTTCTCGAAGGTCGCAGTTCTGAGGATGTTTTAGCTTCCGATCCGACAACCCAAATTGGGCCCGTTAAGGTCAATCGGGCCAATTCGCCAGGATTGCAACACGATGCCCTTAGCAGACATCCGGCTCAAAAAGGCCCGCAGTGTTTGCAGCACTGCGGGCCTTTTGATGGGCTGGCTGGCTGGCTCCAGCCGCCTGTTCAGATGCGCAGCCTAGCGTATTAGGCCGCCTCGCGACTCCCAGTACGTGGGTGTCCCGTAGTACTGGTGGGTGCGCGTTTCCCAGTCTCGATCCTGCCACGAGTCATCACTGAACTCAGGCGCGTCCCTCAACTGCTGCTCGGTGATATTTGTTCGGAAACCACCAAGCGACGTATCAAATGTTAGAGCGCCCCAAGGGATGGGATAATGGCTGTGGCCTAACCCAACAAATCCGCCAAAGCTCATGACGGCATAGGCCACGCGACCTGACACCTTATCGATGATGAGGTGATCAATCTCACCGATATTCTTTCCATCTGCTCCATAAACCTCGGTTCCATGAATGTCTTCGCTCGAGATGCATTGATGATCCGGATGGGCTGTCGCACGGGCCATGGCCTTCCTCCATCAATAGTGAGTTTGCCGCCTTAACTCGGCCGCTACGGCCTCGTTCCTAATTTCCGAGAACATTTCTCACCCGCAACCCACCAGCCCATCGTCGTCGGCATCCACTCCAAATTCCTCGCCAAGCATCATGGTGTCGGGAAAAAGCGGCAACTTTTTCAAGGCAAACGAATTTAATCTAAGAACGGCATCTTGGAGTCAAAGATGGACGACGATTCTCCTCTGAAGACTGCTGTGCAGCGAACGTGGAACTTGCACTTGGCGACGCACGACGACGTCGACGCCGCCGATCCGCGTCGTTGCTCGCTTGAGAGGTACTTAAGCGGAAAATGGCAAGCTGGTGAAAGCGATCCAGAAGAACTGACGTGCTGCGGCCTTTCTTATCTAGCTCGCTTAGGATCTGAGAGTTGGTGAAGGAGGATGGCAAACTTCGCAAAGGCTCTGATCCGCCTAGCTCTTCGAAGTGCTAGACCCGATTGGACGCTGGGCGCGATGGCAAGTCTCATGGCAGCCGGTATCACCGTCTCGCTGCGATATGCTTTTGGATAAGGGCCTGACCTGAAACTTCACTAAGCAAGGCGAATTATTATCTTAATTGACGGGGATCAAAATGGCGGACACAAACGGCTTGAAACTCATCGGACTTGCTTTTGCAATCGTGACTCTTGCCGTCACTGCAACAGCGGCCGTGGTCGCGATTTGAGATCGCGGCCATGGAATACAAAGCTATTCAATTTGAAATCATTCAAGCGACAATTCCCTTTTGCTGGAAATGGATTGTCTTTCTTGACGCAACCAGAATGCGGACTGGCATCGCACTTACTCGGGCCGACGCGGTATTGGATGCCGAATTTACCATCGACAAAGCGTTGGACAGCCGACGGGCCAGAGGAAACGCGGCGTAAGAGAGGCGGAACATTTTAGTTTTCTTCGGCGTTAGGCAGCGCCGCACTCAAGCGGCTTAGGAGATAACGATGAAGAAACTTTTCACGATTGCTGCTGCTGCGTCGATCCTGGCGACGGCTGCTATTGCGCAGACCACCGTTACCACCACCACCGGCACCGGAAATGCGGCTATTCAAATCGAGCCGCAGTATCGCACCAAGATCAAGAGCTACGTCACTGAGAAGAAGGTTCGGTCCATGACGACACAAGAAAAAATCGTTGTCGGCGCCAAGGTCCCAACCAGCGTTGAACTTGAAGCAGTCCCGGCAGATTGGGGGCCCTCTGTCAGCAGGTATCGCTACGTCTACTCCAATGACCGCGTGATGCTGGTGGATCCCGGCACCCGAACCGTTGTGCACGAGGTCGACTGAACGACCGAACTTTTGGTGATAACGGAAGAGCCCGCGCCGAAATCGGCGCGGGCTTCTTCTTTTTGATACACCTGTCCCTCGCCGATCTTGCGCGCGATACGGTCAGGAGGTTCCCCGCGTGGGTATCGAAGTGAGCACGTCTGACGGACCGACGTTCGAAGCAGTCTATGGGATTTATGGCCCGACCGTTAGCCGCCTCCGCCGCGCGGTTCCCGCGTTTGAATGTCTTCTGTTGGCACTTTTCGGACCTGCCGTTGTCACCTGACGATGTCCGCTTCCGAGGGTAGAGCGAACATCTCTGTCACGAGGCCCGAGTTCCGAAAGGGACGACCCCAAACCGGACGTCGGCCGGTTTCACGGCCCAAATTCGAATGCGTTATCGGCGTAACTGCTGACATTGCCGCGGCGTTCGAGATTGCAAACGTCAACCATGAAACATTTGAGTCGCAGAACTCGCGAGCCAGAAGCAATGCCCTCGCATGACCGCGTTTGGACAGCCCTTCAATGGAATAAGCAAACCTTAACCAAACCGGGGTTACTCTCAGATCGGGCATTGAACACTCCGCGGTCCACATGAACCTTAGCGGTCCTGTACCTTCGAACGGTAATGATCTGCCGTAGAGCTACTAACTCTCGCATTCAAGGAGACGAGTGGCTCCATAAAGTCATTAGCGCGTGATTGAGCGGCTCTCCGGTGAACTGGATCTCGTGGCCGGCACCTTCGATCACCATGCGGGAAGCGCCGATTCGTTGCGCTAGGTCGTCACAGATCGCGTCGAAGCCTGCACTGTGCCCACCCGATATCACGAGTTTGGGGAAGGGGGCAGACGCCAGCTTAGCAAGCGGCGGTTCAGCCTCCCAGATCGGCCGACCGCGGCGGAAGACGGGTACAAGCGGCACTGCAGCGGCGATCAGTTCGGGGGAAAGAGCGCTCGGATCACTTCCCACAGTTTCCAGGAAACGAATGACCCATTCCTCGTCCGGAGCCTTCTGATCCCAGAGAGAGAGAGAGCGAACCTCTCCCACGAGTGTCCTCGCTGCTTCATTGTGCTGGCCCAACGCGAAGGTAGCGGGTTCCAGTAATGTAATAGATAGAGCCGCTTCGGGACGGCGGGCGGCGGCGAACAGCACGCCGAGACCACCGTAGGAATGCCCTACAAGGTGCGCGCCATTGCCCATGAGACCGGCAATGTCGTCGGCATCGACTAGAAAATCCTCACCTTGAGCCGCGGGACTTCGCCCATAACCACGCCTGTCCGGAACTATCAGACGAAAGCCGCTGTCGGCCAGCGGTCGCTGAGCCTGCCACTCGTCGGATCCTGTTGCCAGTGAACCGTGCACTAACACGACGGGCACGCCCGACCCCCATGCTTCCATGAACAAATCGCTCATTACTCGACCGCCCTTTCAATTCGGCAAGGCTTTGGCTCGCTCCATTTTCAGCTCACGACAGGGGAGACCCTAGTTGGGCCGGGTATTAGCCATAGGTCGAGAACGGCTAGTAGGAGAAGGTGTCCGGGCGGATTGTTCCGCAGCGATCACGAGGGGCCGATCCTATGAGAGCGCAACTGCCTGTTCATACTAGCAAACGTTTCCGCGTACATGGCAGCGCGTGGCCGGCTGAGCGCCGGTCGGTGCTGGATGTTATAAAGGTGAGCGTCACGCTTCAAAGATTTGAAATCTGCAACAGCTTGCGGTCGCCAATCCAGGTTTTCGCAAGATTAGCCCGGGCCTTGCGCATGCCAGCGGCATCGCCGCGTGCCTTATGCAGCTCGGCCAGACCGTAATACGACCAGCCGTTGGCGGGTGCCCGCCGCAGCGCAAGCTCGAATTGCTGCTTCGCCTCAGTGTAGCGACCGGCCTGCAGCAAGGCTGCTGCGAGCGACTGCCGGATTGGATAATACCAATAAGGCGGTTCCGTATAAGGCAAGGCATCCTGCAAGTTAGCCGCCTGCTCGAACTGGACAACGGCGCCGCTCTTGTCGCCTTTACCCTGTGCCACGCGCCCCATGACCACGGTGCGCGCGATACGAAGCACTTCCTGTACCGGTATGTTGGATTCCTTCAGGAGCTTGAAGTCGGACTCGCGCTCCAATTTCTCGATCGCATCGGCCGCCGCCGTTGCGGCCTCGAAGTTGCCCTGCGCTGCCAGCGCCACGCCGCGGGCATAGAGCCAGATCGCTTTGACGTAGGGGACAGCATCACCCGGGTCGGGTAGCGCCAGGATGGCCTCCGGTGAACTGAACTGCGCGTGCGCGAAATACGGCGCTGCTTTGACGGGCTGCACCAGCGCGATGCCACGGGCGGCCTCATCCGGAATGAGCGTTCCCAACTTCTCCGCGGCTGTAATTACGGTTTTCCCGTCGCCCGCCATTTGCGCGGACGCCATCACGAAGTGCACGTTGTGCGGATAATAGCCCATCCTGTAGACGCCGGGAGGCGCGTTGGTGTCAGCCAGATATTTTTCGTCGACTTTGACAGCGGCCTTATTGTCCTGCAGAGCGTCCAGATAACGCCCAACACGATAATAGATGTGGCTCGGCATGTGCACGAGATGGCCGGCGCCGGGCACCGAATTACGCAGGCGGTCCGCATAGGGCTCCGCGCGCTTGGGTCGGTCAGAGGCCTCGACCGCATGGATGTACAAATGGATCGCGCCGGCATGATTTGGATTGCGCGCCAGCACTCGCTCCAATGTCGGCACGATCGGTACGCTCTGCGGGTTGGGTTCGCGGCCAACTGGCTTTTTCCAGTAATCCCACGGGCTGAGATCCA
This genomic window contains:
- a CDS encoding NUDIX domain-containing protein, with amino-acid sequence MLFHQKDKDVQVLLGHPGGPFWSRKDQGAWTIPKGLIGPSESPLSAAVREFAEETGYRPGGEAIPLGSAKQPSGKVVHMWAIEEDWDPADLQSNTFEMEWPPRSGRRQSFPEIDRASWFGIAEARLKILKGQAAFLDRLLETLSRAEGS
- a CDS encoding putative zinc-binding metallopeptidase; translated protein: MLQQRLSSLRVAVEGNWLEDCISTLYEELEERDIRLRPHTWISSEWFSPADVPGIAIPFYLTHPRLMKLEKKMMLDVEGGTWSECMAILRHEAGHAIQHGYQLQRRRRWQQLFGRSSKHYPRYYRPNPASRQYVQHLRLWYAQSHPDEDFAETFAVWLRPRSNWRTRYAGWPALKKLEYVDELMEEIAGKRPLVTTRERVDPLHELSQTLGDHYKKKQAFYAFRPPKTYDRDLSRLFSADPRHRRGQPASAFIRRHRAHFRQLVARWTGENQLTLDAVLDDMISRCRELNLRAVGSDRKLVTDFTVLLTAKTMHALFGPSRRKWIAL
- a CDS encoding PRC-barrel domain-containing protein; the protein is MARATAHPDHQCISSEDIHGTEVYGADGKNIGEIDHLIIDKVSGRVAYAVMSFGGFVGLGHSHYPIPWGALTFDTSLGGFRTNITEQQLRDAPEFSDDSWQDRDWETRTHQYYGTPTYWESRGGLIR
- a CDS encoding ATP-grasp domain-containing protein, which gives rise to MRRLRVLVLMHPDFVPPDSTDGYTARQINEWKTEYDVVSTLRAAGHDVRPLGAQEEIKPVREEIESFKPHVVFTLLEQFHNEPTYDQHVASYLELMQIPYTGCNPRGLILARGKDLSKTLVHHRRIAVPAFAVFPMRRKVKRPARLALPLIVKSLNEDGSRGISQASVVDTDEKLAERVAFVHERIGTAAIAEQYIDGRELYVGVLGNNRLRVLPVWELKFGTMGGQAIATEKVKHDPSYQERVGIVDGPAKDLAPGVRARIQRTAKRIYRTLGLDGYARIDFRLSADGTLYFIEANPNPEIAKSQEFATAAGHDGLDYLGLLHRILALGISRATAGASIG
- a CDS encoding tetratricopeptide repeat protein; the encoded protein is MAISRHSRTLLASTGAAALAGTSLAALLAYNIATLADAGASARDISLADPDVALCKTAGESGRPGMMLRLAQTEVPRAEMSAASSAPAFADTEPPLWDGLGSITYKITTKNEKAQAYFNQGLRLAYAFNHGEAQRAFRKAQKLDPDCAMCFWGEALVLGPNINLPMQEDAIAPAYTAAQKAIALAGKTTPREQALISALAVRYSNDAKAERAPLDKAYAAEMAKAAAQFPNDNEIATLYAEAVMDLSPWDYWKKPVGREPNPQSVPIVPTLERVLARNPNHAGAIHLYIHAVEASDRPKRAEPYADRLRNSVPGAGHLVHMPSHIYYRVGRYLDALQDNKAAVKVDEKYLADTNAPPGVYRMGYYPHNVHFVMASAQMAGDGKTVITAAEKLGTLIPDEAARGIALVQPVKAAPYFAHAQFSSPEAILALPDPGDAVPYVKAIWLYARGVALAAQGNFEAATAAADAIEKLERESDFKLLKESNIPVQEVLRIARTVVMGRVAQGKGDKSGAVVQFEQAANLQDALPYTEPPYWYYPIRQSLAAALLQAGRYTEAKQQFELALRRAPANGWSYYGLAELHKARGDAAGMRKARANLAKTWIGDRKLLQISNL
- a CDS encoding DUF1236 domain-containing protein, whose translation is MKKLFTIAAAASILATAAIAQTTVTTTTGTGNAAIQIEPQYRTKIKSYVTEKKVRSMTTQEKIVVGAKVPTSVELEAVPADWGPSVSRYRYVYSNDRVMLVDPGTRTVVHEVD
- a CDS encoding alpha/beta fold hydrolase, which gives rise to MSDLFMEAWGSGVPVVLVHGSLATGSDEWQAQRPLADSGFRLIVPDRRGYGRSPAAQGEDFLVDADDIAGLMGNGAHLVGHSYGGLGVLFAAARRPEAALSITLLEPATFALGQHNEAARTLVGEVRSLSLWDQKAPDEEWVIRFLETVGSDPSALSPELIAAAVPLVPVFRRGRPIWEAEPPLAKLASAPFPKLVISGGHSAGFDAICDDLAQRIGASRMVIEGAGHEIQFTGEPLNHALMTLWSHSSP